A stretch of Henckelia pumila isolate YLH828 chromosome 4, ASM3356847v2, whole genome shotgun sequence DNA encodes these proteins:
- the LOC140865825 gene encoding uncharacterized protein isoform X2, producing MALAIAPLLVFTVLLFIFAVESSADAEGNFDVRRHLSTATRYHIAKELSDNSFVPSNSLDQCQPIHLNLVARHGTRTPTKKRLKQLEAFAVRIDALLGNLKQEKSSVQNIPMWLWGWKSPWTGKHKGGELISKGEEELYELGSRTRDKFPELFHEDYHPDLHPIKASQVSRASASAVAFGMGLYSGKGNLGAGRHRAFAVTSESRASDIVLRFHDCCQNYKAYRKSQEPSVEKLKEPILNGITRALVIRWGLNFTLQDVSTLWFLCKQEASLLDTIDQACALFSPSEVGLLEWTDDLEAFILKGYGNSLNYRMGVPLLEDVIQSMEQAIKAHEDGFVCGSYEMARLRFAHAETLLPFSCLIGLFLDGSEFKQIQREQPLQLPPKPPQKRIWRGSTVAPFAGNNMLVLYSCPSNVSSKYVVQVLHNEHPIPVPGCDNSDICPYEMFKERIAAPHLKHDYGSLCSMESKQPEKIMPTIVGNSPRLPHTV from the exons ATGGCATTGGCGATTGCCCCCCTTCTTGTATTCACTGTGCTTCTGTTCATCTTCGCCGTTGAATCCAGTGCTGATGCGGAAGGAAATTTCGATGTTCGTAGACATTTGTCAACTGCCACCAG ATATCACATAGCTAAGGAGCTTTCTGACAATTCATTTGTGCCATCAAATTCTCTTGATCAGTGCCAACCTATTCACTTAAACCTTGTG GCAAGGCATGGGACCCGAACTCCTACAAAGAAAAGATTGAAACAGTTAGAAGCTTTCGCCGTTCGTATAGACGCCCTATTAGGTAACCTGAAACAGGAGAAATCATCTGTACAGAACATTCCTATGTGGTTATGGGGATGGAAATCTCCTTGGACAGGAAAGCACAAGGGTGGAGAGTTGATCAGTAAAGGAGAAGAGGAATTGTATGAGTTAGGTAGTAGAACCAGAGATAAATTTCCGGAACTGTTTCATGAGGATTACCACCCTGATCTGCATCCAATTAAAGCCTCTCAG gtttcccgagcctcagctagTGCTGTAGCATTTGGAATGGGGCTGTATAGTGGGAAAGGAAATCTTGGTGCAGGACGCCATCGCGCTTTTGCTGTAACCAGTGAAAGTCGTGCTAGTGACATAGTACTAAGATTCCATGATTGCTGTCAAAACTACAAG GCTTATAGGAAGAGTCAGGAACCATCTGTTGAGAAGCTCAAGGAACCCATACTAAATGGAATAACTCGAGCATTAGTTATTCGCTGGGGTTTGAATTTCACACTCCAGGATGTATCAACACTATGGTTTTTGTGCAAACAG GAAGCATCCTTATTAGATACAATTGATCAAGCCTGTGCACTTTTTAGCCCATCCGAG GTCGGTTTGTTGGAGTGGACAGATGATCTAGAGGCATTTATTCTGAAGGGCTACGGCAATTCATTAAATTACCGAATGGGAGTACCATTACTTGAAGATGTTATTCAGTCGATGGAGCAAGCCATCAAGGCTCATGAAG ATGGATTTGTTTGTGGAAGCTATGAAATGGCTCGACTACGCTTTGCTCATGCAGAAACTTTACTTCCATTTTCCTGTTTGATTGGGCTATTTCTCGACGGATCTG AGTTCAAACAAATACAAAGAGAACAACCTCTACAACTTCCTCCAAAACCCCCTCAAAAGAGAATCTGGCGTGGTAGTACAGTTGCCCCTTTTGCCGGAAATAACATGCTAGTTCTGTACAGCTGCCCATCCAACGTCTCAAGCAAATACGTTGTACAAGTACTGCATAATGAGCACCCTATTCCAGTGCCG GGTTGTGACAATTCTGACATTTGCCCTTACGAGATGTTTAAG GAAAGGATAGCCGCTCCTCATTTGAAGCACGACTACGGTTCTCTTTGTAGCATGGAGTCGAAGCAACCAGAAAAAATCATGCCAACCA TCGTAGGCAACAGTCCCCGCTTACCACACACTGTATAG
- the LOC140865825 gene encoding uncharacterized protein isoform X1, giving the protein MALAIAPLLVFTVLLFIFAVESSADAEGNFDVRRHLSTATRYHIAKELSDNSFVPSNSLDQCQPIHLNLVARHGTRTPTKKRLKQLEAFAVRIDALLGNLKQEKSSVQNIPMWLWGWKSPWTGKHKGGELISKGEEELYELGSRTRDKFPELFHEDYHPDLHPIKASQVSRASASAVAFGMGLYSGKGNLGAGRHRAFAVTSESRASDIVLRFHDCCQNYKAYRKSQEPSVEKLKEPILNGITRALVIRWGLNFTLQDVSTLWFLCKQEASLLDTIDQACALFSPSEVGLLEWTDDLEAFILKGYGNSLNYRMGVPLLEDVIQSMEQAIKAHEDGFVCGSYEMARLRFAHAETLLPFSCLIGLFLDGSEFKQIQREQPLQLPPKPPQKRIWRGSTVAPFAGNNMLVLYSCPSNVSSKYVVQVLHNEHPIPVPGCDNSDICPYEMFKERIAAPHLKHDYGSLCSMESKQPEKIMPTSKLTQMLSWIYPSKKDEL; this is encoded by the exons ATGGCATTGGCGATTGCCCCCCTTCTTGTATTCACTGTGCTTCTGTTCATCTTCGCCGTTGAATCCAGTGCTGATGCGGAAGGAAATTTCGATGTTCGTAGACATTTGTCAACTGCCACCAG ATATCACATAGCTAAGGAGCTTTCTGACAATTCATTTGTGCCATCAAATTCTCTTGATCAGTGCCAACCTATTCACTTAAACCTTGTG GCAAGGCATGGGACCCGAACTCCTACAAAGAAAAGATTGAAACAGTTAGAAGCTTTCGCCGTTCGTATAGACGCCCTATTAGGTAACCTGAAACAGGAGAAATCATCTGTACAGAACATTCCTATGTGGTTATGGGGATGGAAATCTCCTTGGACAGGAAAGCACAAGGGTGGAGAGTTGATCAGTAAAGGAGAAGAGGAATTGTATGAGTTAGGTAGTAGAACCAGAGATAAATTTCCGGAACTGTTTCATGAGGATTACCACCCTGATCTGCATCCAATTAAAGCCTCTCAG gtttcccgagcctcagctagTGCTGTAGCATTTGGAATGGGGCTGTATAGTGGGAAAGGAAATCTTGGTGCAGGACGCCATCGCGCTTTTGCTGTAACCAGTGAAAGTCGTGCTAGTGACATAGTACTAAGATTCCATGATTGCTGTCAAAACTACAAG GCTTATAGGAAGAGTCAGGAACCATCTGTTGAGAAGCTCAAGGAACCCATACTAAATGGAATAACTCGAGCATTAGTTATTCGCTGGGGTTTGAATTTCACACTCCAGGATGTATCAACACTATGGTTTTTGTGCAAACAG GAAGCATCCTTATTAGATACAATTGATCAAGCCTGTGCACTTTTTAGCCCATCCGAG GTCGGTTTGTTGGAGTGGACAGATGATCTAGAGGCATTTATTCTGAAGGGCTACGGCAATTCATTAAATTACCGAATGGGAGTACCATTACTTGAAGATGTTATTCAGTCGATGGAGCAAGCCATCAAGGCTCATGAAG ATGGATTTGTTTGTGGAAGCTATGAAATGGCTCGACTACGCTTTGCTCATGCAGAAACTTTACTTCCATTTTCCTGTTTGATTGGGCTATTTCTCGACGGATCTG AGTTCAAACAAATACAAAGAGAACAACCTCTACAACTTCCTCCAAAACCCCCTCAAAAGAGAATCTGGCGTGGTAGTACAGTTGCCCCTTTTGCCGGAAATAACATGCTAGTTCTGTACAGCTGCCCATCCAACGTCTCAAGCAAATACGTTGTACAAGTACTGCATAATGAGCACCCTATTCCAGTGCCG GGTTGTGACAATTCTGACATTTGCCCTTACGAGATGTTTAAG GAAAGGATAGCCGCTCCTCATTTGAAGCACGACTACGGTTCTCTTTGTAGCATGGAGTCGAAGCAACCAGAAAAAATCATGCCAACCAGTAAGTTAACACAAATGCTAAGCTGGATTTATCCTTCTAAAAAAGATGAGCTGTAG